A window of Sulfurimonas sp. C5 contains these coding sequences:
- the hisD gene encoding histidinol dehydrogenase: protein MINIATKDPNFQASFQELLGRGKMDIATVSNIVMNIINEIKQDKNKALKEHIAKFDKWTPVNDEDLQISSESMEKAYANLDQELKSALHLAYDRIKVYHEKQKPQSWFDTEENGTILGQKVTPVDSAGLYIPGGKAAYPSSLLMNVIPAQVAGVEEIVVCTPTPDNEPNELLLAACHLCGVTKVFKVGGASAIAAMAYGTENIPKVDVITGPGNIFVATAKKMVFGDVHIDMIAGPSEIGILADESANPNHLAIDLLSQAEHDEMASSILITPSQKLADEVTVEIENWLQKLPRQEIARKSIEERGAIIVTQDMDEAVKLMNEIAPEHLEVATTSPFELLPYIKHAGAIFLGHNTPEAIGDYVAGPNHTLPTGGTAKFYSPLSVENFMKKSSIISFSSKAINEIGEECALIANTEGLTAHEQSVRVRLKK, encoded by the coding sequence ATGATAAACATAGCTACAAAAGATCCGAATTTTCAAGCAAGTTTCCAAGAGCTATTAGGGCGTGGAAAAATGGATATTGCTACTGTAAGCAATATTGTAATGAATATTATTAATGAGATTAAACAAGATAAGAATAAAGCTTTAAAAGAGCATATTGCAAAGTTTGACAAATGGACACCGGTAAATGATGAAGATTTACAAATCTCTTCAGAGTCTATGGAAAAAGCATATGCTAATTTAGACCAAGAGTTAAAGTCAGCACTACACTTGGCATATGATCGTATAAAAGTGTATCACGAAAAACAAAAACCTCAGTCTTGGTTTGATACAGAAGAAAACGGAACTATATTAGGACAAAAAGTAACACCTGTAGATAGTGCAGGGTTATATATCCCCGGTGGAAAGGCTGCATATCCATCATCACTGCTTATGAATGTTATTCCAGCTCAAGTTGCAGGCGTAGAAGAGATCGTAGTATGTACACCGACACCTGATAATGAACCAAATGAACTTTTACTTGCAGCATGTCATTTATGCGGTGTAACAAAAGTATTTAAAGTTGGTGGAGCTAGTGCTATTGCTGCAATGGCATACGGTACTGAAAATATTCCAAAAGTAGACGTTATCACGGGACCAGGGAATATCTTCGTTGCAACTGCTAAAAAGATGGTTTTCGGTGATGTACATATCGATATGATTGCAGGACCGAGCGAGATCGGAATCTTGGCAGATGAGAGTGCAAATCCTAACCATTTGGCAATTGATTTACTTTCTCAAGCTGAACACGATGAGATGGCAAGCTCAATCTTAATTACTCCGTCTCAAAAGTTAGCAGATGAAGTAACTGTTGAGATCGAAAACTGGTTACAAAAACTACCTCGTCAAGAGATTGCTAGAAAGTCTATTGAAGAGCGTGGAGCAATAATTGTAACTCAAGATATGGATGAAGCTGTAAAGCTGATGAACGAGATTGCGCCTGAGCACTTAGAGGTAGCAACAACGTCACCGTTTGAACTATTACCATATATCAAACACGCTGGAGCTATCTTCTTAGGACACAATACTCCTGAAGCGATAGGTGATTATGTGGCAGGTCCTAACCATACACTGCCAACTGGCGGGACAGCAAAATTTTATTCACCGCTTAGCGTTGAGAATTTTATGAAGAAATCTTCTATTATCTCATTTAGCTCAAAAGCAATCAATGAGATTGGAGAAGAGTGTGCACTTATTGCAAACACTGAAGGTTTAACTGCACATGAACAATCAGTAAGAGTAAGATTAAAAAAATAG
- a CDS encoding thioredoxin family protein, whose amino-acid sequence MKKVILIMMLLTASIFANEIHWAQDFESGAATAKKEHKPILFVFSRHTCKYCVLLERTTFANKKVIDALNKDFVSIIAYSDEGDQFPQMLWRPGTPTLWFLDENAEPMYQPLMGAVGEEYFIEALKVVKKEFDSRKK is encoded by the coding sequence ATGAAAAAAGTAATCTTAATAATGATGCTTCTCACTGCATCGATATTTGCAAATGAGATCCATTGGGCCCAAGACTTTGAGAGCGGTGCAGCAACGGCAAAAAAAGAGCATAAACCTATACTTTTTGTATTCTCAAGACACACTTGTAAATATTGTGTGCTTTTAGAAAGAACAACATTTGCAAATAAAAAAGTAATTGATGCACTTAACAAAGACTTTGTATCTATTATCGCTTATAGCGATGAGGGTGATCAGTTTCCTCAAATGTTATGGAGACCAGGGACACCTACATTATGGTTTTTAGATGAAAATGCTGAACCGATGTATCAACCGCTTATGGGTGCAGTAGGCGAAGAGTATTTTATTGAAGCATTAAAAGTAGTAAAAAAAGAGTTCGATTCAAGAAAGAAATAA
- a CDS encoding molybdopterin molybdotransferase MoeA: MPKFTSLSLSEAQQKVIEVITPKSESRFIPTMEAEQSVLACDIIVKKNLPSFDNSAMDGFAFKASDKGKKLKVISTVFAGEKDVNCNIQEGECCKIMTGAKVPVGVDTIAPIENCSDVTDESVVVPEKINLGDNLRKKGEELQEGEVLFHKGEILTAAHIALLASQGITTVEVIAPLNIAVVSTGDEIKEPWEEADEDEIFNANAFGIKSLLKQFGFEASYIGSIPDDLQKTIEFISTLNSYDVVITTGGISMGDADFLYQAFVANGLESIFHGVNVKPGRPTMMGKMGTTLVMAMPGNPLTTMLNVFTLSIPTLFKKQGATNCYHSAFYVKSAKTLKLRSGRDNMVLGSVKEGLFYPTRDNKIGSGMLSPLVESNAIAYFADNIDGFDEGEYIKVVSLQDISRSNTINSVNF, translated from the coding sequence TTGCCGAAATTTACATCATTATCATTAAGCGAAGCACAACAAAAAGTTATCGAAGTGATAACTCCAAAGTCCGAATCGCGTTTTATTCCGACAATGGAAGCAGAACAATCGGTACTAGCTTGTGATATTATTGTAAAGAAAAACCTACCTTCTTTTGATAACTCTGCAATGGACGGGTTTGCTTTTAAAGCAAGTGATAAAGGGAAGAAATTAAAAGTTATCTCTACAGTATTTGCAGGTGAAAAAGATGTAAATTGTAACATTCAAGAGGGTGAGTGTTGTAAAATTATGACTGGAGCAAAAGTTCCTGTGGGAGTTGATACGATAGCTCCTATTGAAAACTGCAGTGATGTTACAGATGAGAGTGTAGTCGTTCCTGAAAAAATTAACTTAGGTGATAACTTAAGAAAAAAGGGTGAAGAATTACAAGAAGGTGAAGTTTTATTTCATAAAGGTGAAATTTTAACTGCTGCACACATTGCTCTTCTAGCATCTCAGGGGATTACAACTGTCGAAGTGATTGCTCCATTAAATATTGCTGTTGTTTCTACAGGGGATGAGATCAAAGAACCTTGGGAAGAAGCAGATGAAGATGAAATTTTTAATGCAAATGCTTTTGGAATCAAATCTCTTTTAAAACAGTTTGGCTTTGAAGCTTCATATATTGGTTCTATACCGGATGACTTACAAAAAACAATAGAATTTATCTCTACATTAAACTCTTATGACGTTGTTATCACAACTGGTGGAATCAGTATGGGTGATGCTGACTTTTTGTACCAAGCATTTGTTGCAAATGGCTTAGAATCAATTTTTCACGGAGTAAATGTAAAGCCGGGACGTCCTACTATGATGGGTAAAATGGGAACAACTCTTGTTATGGCAATGCCTGGAAATCCACTTACAACTATGTTAAACGTATTTACATTGTCAATTCCTACACTATTTAAAAAGCAAGGTGCTACAAATTGTTACCATAGTGCCTTCTATGTCAAAAGTGCTAAAACACTAAAACTAAGAAGCGGAAGAGATAATATGGTCCTAGGTTCTGTAAAAGAGGGTCTCTTTTACCCTACAAGAGACAATAAAATTGGTTCTGGGATGCTTTCTCCTCTTGTTGAGAGTAATGCAATTGCATATTTTGCTGACAATATTGATGGCTTTGATGAAGGTGAATATATTAAAGTCGTTTCTCTCCAAGATATTAGTAGAAGTAATACAATTAATTCTGTTAACTTTTAA
- a CDS encoding molybdopterin-dependent oxidoreductase: MYLESRRTFLKGAAFTVAGAAIAKGVFTTDAIAESVEESKFTNTPDSLSFYPPMEQWEDFKELDGDDWKRGGIDRHGVRSESNPDGIEVNDYMIVPTACSNCEASCGLTAWIDKKSFTVKKYMGNPLHPGSRGRNCAKGYATQSQMYDPDRIAFPLKRAPGSARGEGKWIRTTWDEAMTTIGKKMGDTLATGDELSKKSVMFHVGRPNENGFTGKVWQTLGCDAFNSHTNICSSGGRTPTIQWANDDRTSPDWANAKLVFLNSSHAADAGHYFQQSASFIADARSKGAKLVVMDPRMSNSAGMADLWIAAWPGTEPLIYLYLTQRILNEGNVDRKFVKKWVNWEVFLDNKKYLKYMVEKGYISKMPKGNDFDTFLDTIKELYSPYTLEHVSKETHVPAYKLEKLYEMFIWAGESISSYFWRATAAGNRGGWMSGRTGYLPLALRGAIGPEGGTFFHHWHVISVAGKGGAATVGQGKRGADVAKVDVYNELTWPPEWPLSTYEMSFLLPHLLSDTEWQQKWKKKGLNVPEKLSVWIPRMYNPVWINPDGFRWLQVLKDESKMELTFNLSPTWSETNWHVDYVLPVGLAGERHDQHSEATMPARWTSFRQPVMRVALEKAGWKPQNPNRATLEAHIKAGLGEVWEENEFWFDMCVNYIDPTGKLGIKKMWESKKNPGKPVTIAEWYDAAFGDNLPNLKATATSDARYKDAEYPVYEYMRDHGAWLEENKIYSAQEREIKEEGNYYIAHGKKYNKHHVHTDKRTGVMSVEHEGKKHSIGIEIDGKKMEGFSTLDKKLDFFCEWLADDWKWPEYAIPFYPRTPEEKKQMHHIVSHVDHTYMTEENSYALNTVFRLPYNIHTRSGNSKHLMEISQNHDPIWISTKDAKRQGFKRGDAIRVRIVDSVTGLESGYFVAMAVPTEGVLPGTLACSHHGGRWKLVNSVTIPNGVTDGKVASQPVARNMNDPQFMAAKVENAGSEAGQIKIEDYDGTAGLNSFGVPTAELVMDGKVGKLKYTQGIHPFHSERFADYNRDSGNVWWDGLSGSWQNAVAAAHPDPISGMHCWHQKVILEPAQAGDKIGDIYVNYENNFKVYQGWRDQLTRPLNEHDKLRRPQHIKRPWVPLSDKAYAVEIKA; this comes from the coding sequence ATGTATTTAGAAAGTAGAAGAACATTTTTAAAAGGTGCTGCATTTACAGTTGCTGGCGCTGCAATCGCGAAAGGTGTTTTTACAACTGACGCTATTGCTGAATCTGTTGAAGAAAGCAAATTTACAAATACTCCAGATTCACTGTCATTCTATCCTCCTATGGAACAATGGGAAGATTTCAAAGAATTAGACGGTGATGATTGGAAAAGAGGTGGTATTGATCGCCACGGTGTAAGAAGTGAATCAAACCCTGACGGTATCGAAGTAAATGATTATATGATCGTTCCAACTGCTTGTTCAAACTGTGAGGCATCTTGTGGTTTAACTGCATGGATTGATAAAAAATCATTCACTGTTAAAAAATATATGGGTAACCCATTACACCCAGGTTCTCGTGGTAGAAACTGTGCTAAAGGTTACGCTACACAATCTCAAATGTATGATCCAGATCGTATTGCATTCCCATTAAAGCGTGCTCCAGGTTCTGCTCGTGGTGAAGGTAAATGGATCCGTACTACATGGGATGAAGCTATGACTACTATCGGTAAGAAGATGGGAGATACATTAGCTACTGGTGATGAGTTATCTAAAAAATCAGTAATGTTCCACGTTGGTCGTCCAAATGAGAATGGATTTACTGGTAAAGTATGGCAAACACTTGGTTGTGATGCATTCAACTCACATACTAACATCTGTTCATCTGGTGGTCGTACGCCAACTATTCAATGGGCAAATGACGATAGAACATCTCCAGACTGGGCAAATGCTAAGTTAGTATTCCTTAACTCTTCACATGCTGCAGATGCTGGTCACTACTTCCAACAATCTGCTTCATTCATTGCTGATGCAAGATCAAAAGGTGCAAAACTTGTAGTTATGGACCCACGTATGTCTAACTCTGCTGGTATGGCTGATCTTTGGATTGCTGCATGGCCAGGTACTGAGCCTTTAATCTATCTTTACTTAACTCAAAGAATCCTAAACGAAGGTAACGTTGATCGTAAATTCGTTAAGAAATGGGTAAACTGGGAAGTATTCTTAGATAACAAAAAATACCTTAAGTATATGGTTGAAAAAGGTTATATCTCTAAAATGCCTAAAGGCAATGACTTTGATACATTCTTAGATACTATCAAAGAACTTTACAGCCCGTATACACTAGAACACGTTTCAAAAGAAACACACGTTCCTGCTTACAAGTTAGAAAAACTTTACGAAATGTTCATCTGGGCTGGCGAGTCTATCTCTTCTTACTTCTGGAGAGCAACTGCTGCTGGTAACCGTGGTGGTTGGATGAGTGGTAGAACTGGTTATTTACCACTTGCATTACGTGGTGCTATCGGTCCTGAGGGTGGTACATTCTTCCACCACTGGCACGTTATTTCTGTTGCTGGTAAAGGTGGAGCTGCTACTGTTGGTCAAGGTAAGCGTGGTGCTGACGTTGCTAAAGTTGACGTTTATAACGAACTTACTTGGCCGCCAGAATGGCCACTTTCAACATACGAAATGTCATTCTTATTACCTCACTTATTAAGTGATACTGAGTGGCAACAAAAATGGAAGAAAAAAGGTCTTAACGTACCTGAAAAACTTTCAGTTTGGATTCCTCGTATGTATAACCCAGTATGGATTAATCCAGATGGTTTCAGATGGTTACAAGTTCTTAAAGACGAGTCTAAAATGGAACTTACTTTCAACCTGTCACCAACATGGTCTGAGACAAACTGGCATGTTGATTACGTATTACCTGTTGGTTTAGCTGGTGAGCGTCACGATCAACACTCTGAAGCAACTATGCCTGCAAGATGGACTTCATTCCGTCAACCTGTTATGAGAGTTGCATTAGAAAAAGCTGGTTGGAAACCACAAAACCCTAACCGTGCTACACTTGAAGCACACATTAAAGCTGGTCTTGGTGAAGTTTGGGAAGAGAATGAGTTCTGGTTCGATATGTGTGTTAACTACATCGATCCAACTGGTAAACTTGGTATCAAGAAAATGTGGGAATCTAAAAAGAACCCTGGTAAACCAGTTACAATTGCTGAGTGGTATGATGCAGCATTTGGTGACAACTTACCAAATCTTAAAGCAACAGCTACAAGCGATGCTAGATACAAAGATGCTGAATATCCAGTATACGAGTATATGAGAGATCACGGTGCATGGTTAGAAGAAAATAAAATCTACTCTGCACAAGAGCGTGAAATCAAAGAAGAGGGTAACTACTATATCGCTCACGGTAAAAAATATAACAAACACCACGTACACACTGATAAACGTACAGGTGTTATGTCTGTTGAGCATGAAGGTAAAAAACACTCTATCGGTATCGAAATTGACGGTAAGAAAATGGAAGGTTTCTCAACACTTGACAAGAAACTTGACTTCTTCTGTGAGTGGTTAGCTGATGATTGGAAATGGCCAGAATACGCTATTCCATTCTATCCAAGAACACCGGAAGAGAAAAAACAAATGCATCACATTGTTTCTCACGTAGATCATACTTATATGACTGAAGAGAACTCTTATGCATTAAATACAGTATTCCGTTTACCGTATAATATCCATACTCGTTCAGGTAACTCTAAACACCTTATGGAAATTTCTCAAAACCATGACCCAATTTGGATCTCTACAAAAGATGCAAAACGTCAAGGTTTCAAACGTGGTGATGCTATCCGTGTAAGAATCGTGGATTCTGTAACTGGTTTAGAATCTGGTTACTTTGTAGCTATGGCTGTACCTACTGAAGGTGTATTACCAGGTACATTAGCATGTTCACACCACGGTGGTAGATGGAAACTTGTTAACTCTGTAACTATTCCTAATGGTGTTACAGATGGTAAAGTTGCATCTCAACCAGTAGCACGTAACATGAATGATCCTCAATTTATGGCTGCTAAAGTTGAAAATGCTGGTAGCGAAGCTGGTCAAATCAAAATCGAAGATTATGATGGAACAGCAGGTCTTAACAGCTTCGGTGTTCCAACAGCTGAACTTGTTATGGATGGAAAAGTTGGTAAACTAAAATATACTCAAGGTATCCATCCATTCCATTCAGAGCGTTTCGCTGACTATAACCGTGATAGCGGAAATGTTTGGTGGGATGGTCTAAGTGGTTCTTGGCAAAATGCTGTTGCTGCAGCTCATCCGGATCCAATCTCTGGTATGCACTGTTGGCACCAAAAAGTTATTTTAGAGCCTGCACAAGCTGGTGATAAAATTGGTGACATCTATGTGAACTATGAAAACAACTTCAAAGTTTACCAAGGATGGAGAGATCAACTTACTCGTCCACTAAACGAGCACGACAAATTACGTCGTCCACAACACATTAAGCGTCCATGGGTTCCACTATCGGACAAAGCTTATGCAGTAGAGATAAAAGCGTAA
- a CDS encoding shikimate kinase codes for MKNIVLIGFMGVGKGSVAREILKHSDYIAIDTDDLIESMENRKIKSIFETEGEEYFRKIEKKVAKWLEESVKNTLISTGGGFYKQKNIKKIGTIVLLDSPFDEIINRIKAHPKAEKKLRKRPLLQDLEKAKELYEQRRPDYLKLADVVVDVTNKEALECAKEVLKKVKKL; via the coding sequence ATGAAAAATATTGTACTAATCGGTTTTATGGGTGTTGGAAAAGGGAGTGTTGCACGCGAAATTTTAAAACATTCCGATTATATAGCTATCGATACTGACGATCTCATTGAAAGTATGGAAAATAGAAAAATAAAATCTATTTTTGAGACAGAGGGTGAAGAGTATTTTAGAAAAATAGAAAAAAAAGTTGCCAAATGGCTCGAAGAGAGTGTAAAAAATACGTTAATTTCAACTGGCGGCGGTTTTTATAAACAAAAAAATATTAAAAAAATAGGTACAATAGTTCTTTTAGATTCTCCGTTTGATGAGATTATTAACAGAATTAAGGCACATCCAAAAGCAGAAAAAAAGTTAAGAAAGAGACCTTTATTACAAGATCTTGAAAAAGCAAAAGAACTGTACGAACAACGTCGTCCTGATTATTTAAAACTTGCTGATGTAGTAGTGGATGTAACGAATAAAGAAGCACTGGAGTGTGCTAAAGAAGTACTTAAAAAGGTGAAAAAACTATGA
- the nrfD gene encoding NrfD/PsrC family molybdoenzyme membrane anchor subunit gives MVHETVAATHAVVTLDVALPDIFWGWYVTMNMWAKSIGTGLIFMLFLLMKKNANEMEGLRTSTLIVSFVFMNIFLLFTWLDLHQMWRMWHIFFYPHWTSAITVGAWMATLFVGLEFLMIVIMLLKKNVEAFDKLLFWVTLLAIPVTLYTAGIMAEATARELWQMPTESAQMILAATLSGSAAMILLGGSKLSDESKRFFGAILGLSALMAFIIYMSEYIFGAMKAEEVAAILDYVKGHGEYSTMFWIGQWVAYILPMLLVALSRVNNSTAMLNLAAVLAIAGLWVVKHVWLVIPQLLPLS, from the coding sequence ATGGTACATGAAACAGTAGCGGCTACACATGCTGTAGTGACTTTAGACGTAGCTTTACCGGATATTTTTTGGGGCTGGTATGTTACTATGAATATGTGGGCGAAAAGTATTGGTACAGGTTTAATCTTTATGCTTTTCCTATTAATGAAGAAAAATGCTAATGAGATGGAAGGTTTAAGAACATCTACACTTATCGTTTCATTCGTATTTATGAACATCTTCTTATTATTCACTTGGTTAGACCTTCACCAAATGTGGAGAATGTGGCATATCTTCTTCTATCCACACTGGACTTCAGCAATTACTGTTGGTGCATGGATGGCTACATTATTCGTAGGTTTAGAGTTCTTAATGATCGTAATTATGTTACTAAAGAAAAATGTTGAAGCATTTGACAAACTATTATTCTGGGTAACTTTACTTGCTATTCCTGTTACTCTTTATACAGCAGGTATTATGGCAGAAGCTACAGCTCGTGAATTATGGCAAATGCCGACTGAATCTGCACAAATGATTTTAGCAGCTACACTATCAGGTTCTGCAGCTATGATTTTACTTGGTGGTTCTAAGTTAAGCGATGAGTCAAAAAGATTCTTTGGTGCTATTTTAGGTTTAAGTGCATTAATGGCATTTATCATCTATATGTCAGAGTATATTTTCGGTGCAATGAAAGCTGAAGAAGTTGCTGCGATCCTAGACTATGTTAAAGGTCACGGTGAGTACTCAACTATGTTCTGGATTGGACAATGGGTAGCTTATATTTTACCAATGTTACTTGTAGCATTAAGCAGAGTTAACAACTCAACTGCTATGTTAAATTTAGCAGCTGTTTTAGCAATCGCTGGTTTATGGGTTGTTAAACACGTTTGGTTAGTAATACCACAATTATTACCATTAAGTTAA
- a CDS encoding S41 family peptidase: protein MKNKKLFTLGFSSVAVSLSLLVSSSLFAEPTKKDAEASRLEALAKFTKVISIVEQYNVDDVTIEELIDKSLDGMMKNLDAHSNYLTQKDYKQLKVQTDGEFGGLGITVGMKDGALTVIAPIDDTPADKAGLKAGDIILKINDKSTLGMTIDEAVSLMRGKVGAPIDITIVRKGELEPIKVHIVRGKITIDSVHAKTIGDDILYIRVSSFDKKVADDVEKAIKNKKRTTKGIILDLRNNPGGLLDQAVGLVDLFVSKGKIVSQKGRNQVEDKVYSASSSSTITNVPMVVLVNGGSASASEIVSGALQDHKRAVLVGENTFGKGSVQVVLPITDEEAIKLTIARYYLPSGRTIQAVGVTPDITALPGELKTHKNEFAIKEADLKKHLEKELEKVDGKKSNDKANQKDKKDIITPEMLNKDNQLKTGVDILRALIITKG from the coding sequence ATGAAAAATAAAAAGCTTTTTACATTAGGATTTAGTTCGGTTGCAGTATCGCTTTCACTTTTAGTTTCTAGTTCACTTTTTGCGGAACCGACAAAAAAAGATGCGGAAGCATCTAGACTCGAAGCTCTGGCAAAATTTACAAAAGTCATCTCCATAGTTGAACAATATAATGTTGATGATGTGACTATTGAAGAACTAATCGATAAATCACTTGACGGTATGATGAAAAATCTTGATGCACATTCAAACTATTTGACACAAAAAGACTATAAACAACTCAAAGTTCAAACAGACGGTGAATTTGGAGGTCTTGGTATTACCGTAGGTATGAAAGACGGTGCCTTAACGGTTATTGCTCCAATCGATGACACTCCTGCAGACAAAGCGGGTCTTAAAGCAGGTGACATTATCCTAAAAATCAACGATAAATCTACACTTGGTATGACAATTGATGAAGCAGTATCTTTAATGCGTGGAAAAGTTGGTGCCCCAATAGATATTACAATTGTTAGAAAAGGTGAACTTGAACCGATTAAGGTACATATTGTCAGAGGAAAAATCACTATAGATTCTGTACATGCAAAAACAATCGGAGACGATATTTTATATATCAGAGTTTCGAGTTTTGACAAAAAAGTAGCAGATGATGTCGAAAAAGCTATTAAAAACAAAAAGAGAACAACAAAAGGGATTATTCTAGATCTTAGAAACAATCCAGGCGGCTTACTTGATCAAGCAGTCGGTCTTGTTGACCTTTTTGTAAGTAAAGGGAAAATTGTTTCTCAAAAAGGGAGAAATCAAGTTGAAGACAAAGTATACAGTGCTTCAAGCTCTTCGACAATCACAAATGTACCAATGGTTGTTCTAGTAAACGGAGGAAGTGCAAGTGCAAGTGAGATCGTAAGTGGTGCTCTTCAAGATCATAAACGTGCAGTATTAGTTGGTGAAAATACTTTTGGAAAAGGAAGCGTGCAAGTTGTTCTTCCTATTACTGATGAAGAAGCAATTAAACTCACAATTGCAAGATACTACCTTCCAAGCGGCAGAACTATTCAAGCTGTTGGTGTAACACCTGATATTACGGCATTACCAGGTGAATTAAAAACACATAAAAACGAGTTTGCAATCAAAGAAGCGGACCTTAAAAAACATCTTGAAAAAGAATTAGAAAAAGTTGATGGAAAAAAATCTAACGACAAAGCTAATCAAAAAGATAAAAAAGATATAATTACACCAGAAATGTTAAACAAAGACAATCAACTCAAAACTGGTGTTGATATTTTAAGAGCTCTTATAATTACGAAAGGATAA
- a CDS encoding protein disulfide oxidoreductase, whose translation MKKKVFYYAKELVFIIIFMSIFANILSIYKSQELNKQALKFQSFKLIDNTTYNVNTSKPLIVHFWATWCPTCKLETSNIEYLSKYYNVITIAVNSGSDYELHTYLQERDLHFKVINDNNSEYSTQFNIKAFPTTFIYDQNQNLVFSEVGYTSTIGLLLRMWWIKLFK comes from the coding sequence TTGAAAAAAAAAGTTTTTTACTACGCTAAAGAATTAGTATTTATCATTATTTTCATGAGTATATTTGCGAATATACTAAGTATATATAAAAGCCAAGAGCTAAATAAACAAGCTCTCAAATTTCAATCTTTTAAACTGATTGATAATACTACCTACAATGTCAATACTTCTAAACCGTTAATAGTTCACTTTTGGGCTACTTGGTGCCCAACATGTAAACTTGAAACTTCCAACATTGAATATTTATCTAAATACTACAATGTAATTACAATAGCTGTAAATTCAGGCTCTGACTATGAACTGCATACATACCTGCAAGAAAGAGATCTTCACTTTAAAGTAATAAATGATAATAACTCTGAGTACTCTACTCAATTTAACATAAAAGCTTTTCCTACAACTTTTATTTATGATCAAAATCAGAATTTGGTTTTTAGTGAAGTGGGATATACAAGTACAATCGGTTTATTATTAAGGATGTGGTGGATTAAATTATTTAAATAA
- a CDS encoding 4Fe-4S dicluster domain-containing protein gives MQLGFLVDLHLCMGCKGCEIACKVENEVPLSTWRLRVKYVDVGTFPETKRTFTPLRCNHCENAPCERICPVSALHYIENGIVNIDKERCIGCAGCVMACPYGAIYIDPQTQTADKCTYCAHRVASSMMPACVVACPVQANIFGDLDDPTSNISKYIQNHQGNVQVRKPEKGTNPHHYYVGGGNVTLNPLASVREEGHNLFNNITKLPLGGHH, from the coding sequence ATGCAATTAGGCTTCCTAGTTGATTTACATCTTTGTATGGGATGTAAAGGTTGTGAAATCGCATGTAAAGTGGAAAATGAAGTTCCGCTTAGTACATGGAGACTTCGTGTTAAATATGTTGACGTTGGGACTTTCCCAGAAACTAAAAGAACATTTACACCTCTAAGATGTAATCACTGTGAAAATGCTCCATGTGAGAGAATTTGTCCGGTAAGCGCATTACATTATATAGAAAACGGTATTGTAAACATTGATAAAGAAAGATGTATCGGTTGTGCTGGATGTGTTATGGCATGTCCTTATGGTGCAATTTATATTGATCCGCAAACACAAACTGCTGATAAGTGTACTTATTGTGCTCACCGTGTTGCTTCTTCAATGATGCCAGCTTGTGTTGTTGCTTGTCCAGTTCAAGCAAATATCTTTGGTGATTTAGATGATCCAACATCAAACATTTCAAAATATATTCAAAACCACCAAGGTAATGTTCAAGTTCGTAAACCAGAGAAAGGTACAAATCCACATCATTACTATGTTGGTGGCGGAAATGTTACACTTAACCCACTTGCATCTGTAAGAGAAGAGGGACATAACTTATTTAATAATATTACTAAACTTCCACTAGGAGGGCATCACTAA